From Salmo salar chromosome ssa21, Ssal_v3.1, whole genome shotgun sequence:
ATTAACCAGTGCCAAAGCTATAGCTACTGTATGTGAGGTTCGCCATTATTATCACTTGTTAAATTTGCCCTAAAATGTCCACGAATTTCAAATAGGATATAGGCTAGCCTATAGGAATAGGCCTACTCTTTATGTTCACAACTTTtatgcataataataataatcatcatcatcatcatttagGACTTATTTTTGGTTTTGTTTCGTCTCATGGGAGGTAAAGCTGCATTTGCCACCTACCGCTTTGGCAATGAGTGAAAGGCTTTGGGTGCTAGTGCGTTGCAGACATTGACCACGCGCCCTCCATCCTCCACACAGAGAAAGCATAACTGAGTCTCTCGTGCGCAACGTAGCTGCAGCTCGACATCTTGTTGTCCATCTCGTCGCTTTGCAGCACCTGATAGAGGAAGTCTATGTATCTGGAGGCCAGTTTTAGTGTCTGGATCTTGCTCAGTTTATCCGAGGGTAGAGTGGGGATGATTTTGCGTAAAGACGAGAAGGCTTCGTTGAGCGACTGTGTCCTTTGCCTCTCCCTGACGTTGGCCAGGCACCGCTGGTTCTGCAACTCCTCGTAGGACTGATTGCTGCTTGGACTCGTTTTTTTGCCCCGTTTCACGGAACCCGGACTGCTGTCCTCGCTGGACTTTTTACTGTGTCTCCTCTTCCTTCCAAATCTTTTCTGTTGTCTGTCCAACTCCTCCTCGCTGGTCACTAAGCTATCCAcaggggagatgggagaacttgaGCCCTCTTCCATTTCTCGTTTAAAGAAATGCAAGGATATCGAAGAAAAAACGGTCTCCACTTTTGAAGCCTGAGTTAGAAAATATATCCGAATATGCAGCCAGGCACCGACAGAAAgtcgtttaaaaaaaatgtcttaCTTTACGAGTATTCTTCTCTCTACTTCTTGGGAGTCTGATACACTACGCTTGGCACCGTCCTTCTCTCGCAGGAAGTTTTTCCTTACTTTTTGGGGGAAACTTTATCCAAGTTTCAGATGCTAAATAGTtgtctgagtggagggggaggcagTATTGGGCTCTGATTGGACAGCTAATAAACAGGAGGGACCAGTCTTAGGTTACACCCCATCATTCTAGCAGCCCAGGACTTCAGTCAGAACATATTTGATTGTCATGTCAAAACAATCAAATATGACAAAAGTAACAATAGGTCTACTATTATTATCTGCAATAATTCATGTTCTAGCCTTCCTATTCCAAATATAGTACGTTTATTTGATAAATGCAAAATTAAGATTATGAAAAGTGTATTGTTTCTTAATTGGATATTATTGAACAATACCCATTTCATTCCGTAATACTGACTATCTTGATATAGTGACATCAAGATAAACGATAAATATAGGCATAATaacctaaatatatatataggctTATATACCATCTGAATAACATATAGTTGATATCTCTCTATGATGCATCTCAATAGGCCttctattcaaaatcaaatccatttttatttgtcacatgcgcggaatacaacaggtgtagtagaccttaccgtgaaatgcttacaagcccttaaccaacaatgcagttcaagagatatagttaagaaaatatttactaaacaaactaaagtaaaaaataaaataaaaagtaagacaataaaataacaatagcatggctatataacagggggtacgggtacagagtcaatgtgcgggggtacaggttagtcgaggttatTTGTACATGCAGGtggggggtaaagtgactatgcatagataataaacagcgagtagcagcagtgtaaaaacaaggggagggggggggagggtgtcaatgtaaaaagtccgggtggccatttgattaattgttcagcagtcttatggcttggggtaaagGCTGTTTAAGGagcattttggacctagactAGGCGCtgctaccgcttgccgtgcagagagaacagtctatgaatctATAAATTCAGTGAACATTTCGTTTGTGAGCATAGGTTGAATTTGAATACATAGAAAATACTTACcctatacagacagtgggaaataGATACACTTGTTCACTAATTCATGAAAAGTCTGTATGCTTTCCCAGTTTTCACAATGTGGAAGTCACCGAAAAGTTATCGTGTTTCTGTGGATGCCTCCAGTGGACGTTTCGCATTGGCGTTTTGGCAAAGTTCCACCTCTTCATGTGTGATGTCATGTTTTCTATACATAACGGTGCGCAAGTGGCTCGTAATAACGGACGAATTATCTGCTGCCAAAATGCTTTTAACATTGGAGTAAAATCCCACTGTATATGTGTTTTACCTATACATTTATTTGTGGTATTAAGATATAATTAATTGAAATCCTTCCTCATAATTATGAAATGCTTGAATTGCACCATGAGTTTAATTGCTTGGTAAAATGTGTGAATGATGAAGCCTAATAACAAGTGAGTATATTCACCCAGATGCAGgatctagatttgattttgtgcAATGTTATTCTTATAAACGATCAATTATATGAACTCaaatactgtagcctacttcAATACCTCTCTGAGcaacacaatctcacactcaATTCGTGTACATATGTACTAAAAGTATTTAATCAGATTTCATGCATTTTTCTGTGGTTTTGTCTGGCTTGATTCTTGTGAAAATACCAAAAATGTTGTGCAACTTAATTGgtaagaaaataaaaaatgtttttatatttttggggggcaaaCTTCGGAACAATCTTTTGACAGTTATTGAAGCAATGCTTTTTGGGCAATGGTGTTCTACACTCCCTTTTTTTGTGTCCcacatgtatttatatatatataaaaaagtgtTAACAACCCAATATCGTTAATCAACCAGGTTGTCACCGAAATACTTATAATATAATAGTAGCCTTACGTTGGTTTTGCTTTTATTTGATTAATGCCAATGTTGTTTTCTATGCTTGTTTTTGCTTAAAACTTTCGGATCCTGGTGCTATGTCTGATTTGGTGAGGGTT
This genomic window contains:
- the twist2 gene encoding twist-related protein 2, translated to MEEGSSSPISPVDSLVTSEEELDRQQKRFGRKRRHSKKSSEDSSPGSVKRGKKTSPSSNQSYEELQNQRCLANVRERQRTQSLNEAFSSLRKIIPTLPSDKLSKIQTLKLASRYIDFLYQVLQSDEMDNKMSSCSYVAHERLSYAFSVWRMEGAWSMSATH